In Erigeron canadensis isolate Cc75 chromosome 6, C_canadensis_v1, whole genome shotgun sequence, the following are encoded in one genomic region:
- the LOC122606264 gene encoding uncharacterized protein LOC122606264, with product MGLARNPNTRSSDYLDGMLGDNGVKTNKWRSQKSTSARLVTLLTCLQFAFAVYATFLLYYMSPSIDLRTTPKPDFTWASRIAQHWKHYIIPPHVISRYQEATSNVILEPQPMVSISTPIEVCEHEKIEFEQKKSNDALMIKIKRELYDEVLKFQSKNIGTESLTELMAMKSKWDMKSPENTPKVTVILNHFKRKTLCSQIESLLHQTLPFHHVWVLSFGSPNEAGLKRIVESYNDTRISFISSTYDFKYYGRFQMALQTEADLVYILDDDMIPGTKMLQIMSHVAGTEKYKNSVLGSIGRILPFRQKDFTFPSYRKFRSKEAGLYLPDPAYDITVDKIVQVDFLSSSWFLSAELVKTLFIETPFTFMTGEDLHLSYQLQKYRNAGSFVLPVDPKDKETWGDSEHRLAYVSETTVIFKDVVQVRDDQWWRALSTGYVTQWAAMNPQKIDALFYAHSVDEVKALAPLLEKFRSTFGKKAYIVVPGGGFCSCEEATLALHWPKTVCKERRFKIFDLGVGAVSGISNSEVPVMQAVYASMKGLIKVHNPSVVITVDDIDSSVKKALKMATETNSNGSALVHLPRPTITKALWMADIRSTALPNWNRMTISVNIITQNRVNSLMRLLKSLKDAYYLGDEVPISFNMDTRVDNSTLRLIKSFDWPHGPKTLRRRIIQGGLIRAVSESWYPSSDDDFGLLLEDDIEVSPYYYLWVKYALLSYHYDPQVSFPELSSISLYTPRLVEVVKERPKWNATEYFKHIHPNTPYLHQLPCSWGAVFFPKHWREFYVYMNMRFTEDAKKNPVQIPKSRTNGWQASWKKFLIDMMYLRGYVSLYPNFPNQMSFSTNHMEPGAHISAKDNVVRHNKTDFEVPLLKDDFRNYLPNGKMPPASKLPSINLFNQAVSLKGLKSAGSKLRQDVINCTVTEVVMVDHETGLPSHCATF from the exons ATGGGCTTGGCCCGTAACCCGAATACAAGAAGCTCAGATTACTTAGACGGAATGTTGGGTGACAACGGTGTCAAAACGAACAAATGGAGGTCACAAAAGAGCACATCGGCCCGACTTGTGACCCTCCTTACTTGCCTTCAATTTGCATTTGCTGTTTATGCAACTTTCTTGTTATACTACATGAGCCCATCCATTGATTTACGTACTACACCCAAACCCGATTTCACTTGGGCTTCAAGAATCGCGCAACATTGGAAACATTACATTATTCCACCACACGTTATAAGCCGGTATCAAGAAGCCACTTCAAACGTGATCCTCGAACCACAACCCATGGTATCGATCTCGACTCCTATTGAAGTTTGTGAGCATGAAAAAATCGAGTTTGAACAAAAAAAGTCCAACGATGCACTTATGATCAAGATCAAAAGAGAGCTTTATGATGAAGTGCTTAAATTTCAAAGCAAAAACATTGGGACCGAGTCGTTAACAGAGTTGATGGCAATGAAGTCGAAATGGGACATGAAAAgtccagaaaatacaccaaaaGTTACGGTTATTTTAAACCATTTTAAACGTAAGACCCTGTGTTCTCAAATAGAGTCATTGTTACATCAAACTCTGCCTTTTCATCATGTTTGGGTGCTTTCATTTGGAAGCCCAAACGAGGCCGGTTTAAAAAGAATCGTCGAGAGCTACAACGACACGAGGATAAGTTTTATTAGCTCGACATACGATTTCAAGTACTATGGGAGGTTTCAAATGGCATTACAAACCGAAGCTGATCTTGTGTACATTTTGGATGATGACATGATACCCGGGACAAAAATGTTGCAAATCATGTCACATGTTGCTGGAACCGAAAAATATAAGAATTCGGTGTTGGGGAGTATTGGAAGGATCTTGCCGTTCCGGCAAAAGGATTTTACGTTTCCGAGTTACCGCAAATTTAGATCGAAAGAAGCAGGACTATATTTGCCTGACCCTGCATATGACATTACAGTTGATAAAATTGTCCAG GTTGATTTTCTTTCAAGCTCTTGGTTTCTGTCAGCGGAACTAGTCAAAACTCTTTTTATCGAGACTCCTTTCACGTTCATGACAGGCGAAGATCTGCATCTAAG TTACCAACTTCAGAAGTACAGAAACGCGGGTTCATTTGTGCTCCCTGTCGACCCAAAGGATAAGGAAACTTGGGGCGACAGTGAGCACAGACTTGCCTACGTTTCTGAAACCACTGTCATTTTCAAAGACGTGGTTCAAGTCCGAGATGACCAATGGTGGCGAGCTCTCTCAACCGGCTACGTAACTCAATGGGCCGCGATGAACCCTCAAAAAATCGACGCCCTTTTCTACGCTCACTCAGTAGACGAAGTCAAAGCCTTGGCCCCACTCCTTGAGAAGTTTCGATCAACTTTTGGGAAAAAGGCTTACATTGTAGTCCCGGGGGGCGGGTTTTGTTCGTGTGAGGAAGCCACATTAGCCCTGCATTGGCCAAAAACAGTGTGTAAAGAAAGAAGGTTTAAGATTTTTGACTTGGGTGTAGGTGCGGTTTCAGGAATTTCAAATTCTGAGGTGCCGGTGATGCAAGCAGTTTATGCTAGTATGAAAGGATTGATCAAGGTTCATAACCCGAGTGTCGTGATCACAGTTGATGATATCGATTCAAGCGTGAAGAAAGCCTTGAAAATGGCTACTGAAACAAATTCAAATGGTTCGGCTCTGGTTCATTTGCCTAGACCCACCATTACAAAGGCTCTTTGGATGGCTGATATTCGCTCAACCGCTTTACCAA ATTGGAACCGAATGACGATATCTGTGAACATTATAACTCAAAACCGAGTGAACTCTCTAATGAGGCTACTCAAGTCGCTAAAGGATGCATATTACCTAGGAGACGAGGTCCCAATAAGCTTCAACATGGACACTCGAGTCGACAACTCAACTCTAAGACTCATAAAGAGCTTTGATTGGCCTCATGGACCAAAAACTCTAAGAAGACGAATCATCCAAGGAGGTCTAATACGAGCGGTTAGTGAAAGTTGGTACCCGTCGTCTGATGATGACTTTGGTCTTCTATTAGAAGACGATATCGAAGTCTCTCCTTATTACTACTTATGGGTAAAATACGCACTTTTGTCATATCACTATGACCCTCAAGTTTCATTCCCTGAACTTTCGTCAATCTCTTTATACACACCACGTTTGGTTGAGGTCGTTAAAGAACGACCCAAATGGAATGCAACCGAATACTTTAAACACATTCATCCAAACACACCTTACCTCCATCAATTACCGTGTAGTTGGGGTGCGGTTTTCTTTCCAAAACACTGGAGAGAGTTTTATGTGTACATGAACATGAGGTTTACCGAAGATGCAAAGAAAAACCCTGTACAAATCCCGAAATCAAGAACAAATGGATGGCAAGCTTCATGGAAGAAGTTTTTGATTGACATGATGTATCTGAGAGGGTATGTTAGTTTGTACCCAAACTTCCCTAACCAAATGAGCTTTTCGACGAACCATATGGAGCCCGGGGCGCATATTAGTGCCAAAGACAACGTCGTTCGTCATAACAAGACTGATTTCGAGGTTCCCTTGTTGAAGGATGACTTTAGAAACTATTTGCCAAATGGGAAAATGCCACCGGCTTCAAAGTTGCCATCCATAAATCTGTTTAATCAAGCAGTTTCATTGAAGGGGTTGAAATCAGCAGGATCAAAACTGAGACAAGATGTGATTAATTGCACTGTTACTGAGGTAGTGATGGTTGATCATGAAACTGGTCTTCCTTCACATTGTGCAACTTTCTGA